One window of Dehalobacterium formicoaceticum genomic DNA carries:
- a CDS encoding trimethylamine methyltransferase family protein, with amino-acid sequence MNTTKSYYSQANNEVNQTISWKMLSDDQCENIFLTALEILERTGIEVENKEALDLFEKAGCWVDDNRVRIPSSLTEWAVRTAPSRITLCDRNGQRALSLETTNVYYGPGYENANVLDPQTGELRKPVKADVVNSAIVCDALKNIDFAMSNGQPTDVNPAAAEVHAFEALVSNTTKPVLQSVKTLEQAQAVVDIASAVAGGLRELQKNPFAVLHIQTEGTLTHSDSTMAKVIFAAQNGIPFVYNTKLVAGDTAPATPAGAIVVALADVLAGTILSQLVRQGAHIIAGGLFTIEDKANGMQPLGAPEVELMGTGFANVLRYLRLPNFGFAGASDAKISDAQMGLESAFSILHAGLSGTNLIHGCGQMEYGLTGSLELLVMGDEAMGMTRRIMRGVETNEERLARGVIDEVQPAGHYLGEEHTMKYFKSEVWWPTLMNRKRIADWEAAGAKPMGQRVKEKTQDLLQNHLPAKLAEDKVAEIQAIVAKAEASLK; translated from the coding sequence TTGAATACAACAAAAAGTTACTATTCCCAGGCAAATAATGAGGTAAACCAAACTATCTCATGGAAGATGCTGAGTGATGATCAGTGTGAAAATATTTTTTTGACTGCTCTTGAGATTTTGGAAAGAACCGGAATTGAAGTAGAAAATAAAGAAGCTTTGGATTTGTTTGAAAAAGCCGGTTGCTGGGTGGACGACAACAGAGTAAGAATTCCTTCTTCATTAACCGAATGGGCCGTAAGAACTGCTCCTTCCAGAATTACTCTTTGCGATAGAAATGGCCAAAGAGCTTTAAGCCTTGAAACCACTAATGTTTATTATGGGCCGGGATATGAAAATGCAAACGTACTTGACCCTCAAACCGGAGAATTGAGAAAACCGGTCAAAGCCGATGTTGTTAACAGCGCTATCGTCTGTGATGCTTTAAAAAATATTGATTTTGCTATGAGCAATGGCCAGCCAACTGATGTTAATCCTGCTGCGGCCGAGGTTCATGCATTTGAGGCTTTGGTATCAAATACAACGAAACCTGTCCTGCAATCTGTAAAAACTCTGGAACAAGCGCAAGCTGTCGTAGATATCGCTTCCGCAGTTGCCGGTGGATTGCGAGAATTGCAGAAGAATCCTTTTGCTGTGCTTCATATTCAAACTGAAGGTACGCTGACTCATTCTGACAGCACGATGGCCAAAGTAATTTTTGCCGCGCAGAATGGGATCCCTTTTGTTTATAATACGAAATTAGTTGCCGGAGATACTGCACCTGCTACGCCTGCCGGAGCTATTGTTGTAGCACTTGCCGATGTTTTGGCAGGTACAATTCTCAGCCAGTTGGTAAGACAGGGAGCACATATTATTGCCGGCGGTTTATTTACCATTGAGGATAAAGCTAATGGGATGCAGCCTTTGGGCGCGCCTGAAGTAGAATTAATGGGTACAGGATTTGCCAATGTTCTTCGTTATTTGCGCTTACCTAATTTTGGTTTTGCCGGTGCTAGCGATGCGAAAATTAGTGATGCTCAAATGGGACTTGAATCCGCTTTTTCCATTCTCCATGCCGGATTAAGCGGTACCAACCTGATTCATGGCTGCGGTCAGATGGAATATGGCTTGACCGGATCCCTGGAACTCCTGGTTATGGGTGACGAAGCGATGGGTATGACCCGAAGAATTATGAGGGGTGTAGAGACAAACGAAGAAAGACTGGCCCGCGGAGTGATTGATGAAGTTCAGCCTGCCGGACATTACCTGGGAGAAGAACATACCATGAAATACTTTAAGTCCGAGGTATGGTGGCCGACACTGATGAACCGGAAACGTATAGCTGATTGGGAAGCCGCAGGTGCTAAACCTATGGGTCAAAGAGTAAAGGAAAAGACCCAGGATCTTTTGCAAAATCATCTGCCCGCCAAGCTTGCCGAAGATAAAGTTGCAGAGATTCAGGCTATTGTTGCAAAAGCAGAAGCTTCACTAAAATAG
- a CDS encoding ATP-binding protein codes for MKRQVFYVVIISILLTLVFVNMYLQIESGTGLFERLKDQPILTEEERNWLKNHGNKIIYGADYSSPPLRYVDEENGQYSGFIVDYITALSFELGVEFDFKPADSWNEALIQLSRKESDFFDMIPSESREKEFDFTDSVYLLRGAILVPSDEQDIADYQDLTGKVVAVPKGDYALEFLQSRINNIQFINTKNIQEAILTLQDGQADAVVGDEPVIIYYRDQLRAKDNVKILDNIMYEQSVALAVPKSEKTLLSILNKGIRILKQKELLNKIQQKWFGISIPSSSEKLYQKITLMITVFLSILLLISYLFYHWNSLLKKEVEKRTNELNISREKLQITFDGLTHLMIVIDRDFTIQNVNDAFCDLLGIDKEMALKRNLMDFQKIVLPDDFSEIIKNTSKKEHRQTLEYSGKGRIYKITTFPLKDEIIPSILIMIEDITKIRISEQQLLQDRKMAAVGQLAAGVAHEIRNPLGLIRNYCYLLKNSPDQGKLEKSIQVIENSVERASGIINNLLNFSRISSNTVEKIQIREFMVNILALEEKALKTRNIDYNVYCDDDLSGYLNQESLKHIITNLISNAVDAMPQGGSLIIRCNIDHDTLFIKFIDNGIGIEQDNLKDIFNPFFTTKDPGKGTGLGLYIVFNEVQKCGGEIKAFSKPGVGTTFYIKLPLGGGGCNENK; via the coding sequence ATGAAGAGACAGGTCTTTTATGTTGTTATAATCTCCATTCTTCTCACTTTGGTATTTGTCAATATGTATTTACAAATAGAATCAGGCACAGGTTTATTTGAGCGTTTAAAAGACCAACCCATATTGACTGAAGAAGAAAGAAACTGGCTAAAAAACCATGGCAATAAAATAATTTACGGAGCTGATTATAGCTCTCCTCCTTTACGCTATGTAGATGAGGAAAACGGACAATATTCAGGCTTTATAGTCGATTACATTACTGCTTTGTCCTTTGAATTAGGGGTAGAATTCGATTTTAAGCCCGCTGACTCCTGGAATGAGGCTCTAATTCAGCTATCTCGTAAAGAATCAGATTTTTTTGATATGATTCCATCCGAGAGTAGGGAAAAGGAATTTGATTTTACGGATTCTGTATATTTGTTAAGGGGGGCAATTCTGGTGCCATCCGATGAACAGGATATTGCTGACTACCAGGATTTAACAGGAAAGGTGGTAGCTGTGCCCAAAGGCGATTATGCGCTGGAATTTTTGCAATCCCGTATTAATAATATTCAATTTATTAATACAAAAAATATTCAGGAGGCAATTTTAACCCTTCAGGATGGCCAGGCAGATGCTGTTGTTGGTGATGAACCTGTGATTATTTATTACCGTGATCAACTCCGGGCTAAAGATAATGTAAAAATCCTTGACAATATTATGTATGAGCAGAGTGTTGCTTTGGCGGTTCCCAAGTCCGAAAAGACTCTTTTATCAATATTAAATAAAGGCATTCGTATCCTAAAACAAAAGGAATTGTTGAATAAAATTCAGCAAAAATGGTTTGGCATTTCTATTCCTTCATCCTCGGAAAAATTATACCAAAAGATAACCTTAATGATTACCGTATTCTTAAGTATTCTGCTTTTAATATCTTATTTGTTTTATCATTGGAACAGCCTTTTAAAAAAAGAAGTAGAAAAAAGAACAAATGAATTGAATATCAGCCGGGAAAAGCTTCAGATTACCTTTGATGGATTAACCCATTTAATGATTGTAATTGATCGGGATTTTACTATTCAAAATGTCAATGATGCTTTTTGCGACCTCCTGGGTATTGATAAAGAGATGGCATTAAAGCGGAACTTAATGGATTTTCAGAAGATCGTTTTGCCTGATGATTTTAGTGAAATTATCAAAAATACGTCTAAAAAAGAACATCGTCAAACTCTGGAATATAGCGGGAAAGGAAGAATTTATAAAATCACAACATTCCCCCTAAAGGATGAAATTATTCCCAGTATACTTATTATGATTGAGGATATTACCAAAATTCGAATTAGTGAACAACAGCTTTTGCAGGACCGCAAGATGGCTGCTGTTGGACAATTAGCGGCGGGTGTGGCCCATGAGATTAGAAATCCCCTTGGCTTAATCAGGAATTATTGTTACTTATTAAAAAATAGTCCTGATCAGGGGAAGCTGGAGAAATCAATACAAGTTATTGAAAATTCCGTTGAGAGGGCTAGCGGCATCATCAATAATTTGTTGAACTTCTCCCGAATATCCAGTAATACAGTGGAAAAAATACAGATTAGAGAATTCATGGTAAATATTTTAGCCTTGGAGGAAAAAGCTTTAAAAACTAGAAATATTGATTATAATGTTTATTGTGATGATGATTTATCGGGGTATCTCAATCAAGAATCACTAAAGCATATCATCACAAATCTCATCTCAAACGCTGTCGATGCCATGCCCCAAGGAGGCAGTTTGATTATCAGGTGTAATATTGATCATGATACCCTATTTATTAAATTTATTGATAATGGTATTGGGATTGAACAAGATAATTTAAAGGATATTTTCAACCCTTTTTTTACAACTAAAGATCCGGGAAAAGGAACCGGTTTAGGATTATATATTGTATTTAATGAGGTTCAAAAGTGTGGAGGAGAAATAAAAGCATTCAGCAAACCAGGGGTAGGAACTACTTTCTACATTAAATTACCATTGGGGGGTGGTGGCTGCAATGAAAATAAATAA
- a CDS encoding GntR family transcriptional regulator produces the protein MGKIQTEDVYEILKNRIITLEYSPGQVLNEADIAGEFDLSRTPVRKIFEQLKNRKLLNIIPRYGAQVATIDFRYMKSVFEVVRELEGFAIRLAVERITDEDIEELENIVERINNYDIENEYKKIIIDDENFHRIVIQSSDNPCLIEILFDLHMHTERLWFYSQQELTDLNMFHDTLADVVKAIKARDVVQAEFYSKKHTDDFVNLIKKELL, from the coding sequence GTGGGAAAAATACAAACAGAAGATGTTTATGAAATTCTTAAAAATCGAATTATTACCCTGGAATATAGTCCGGGACAAGTATTAAATGAAGCGGACATTGCAGGCGAATTTGACTTAAGCCGTACTCCTGTCAGGAAAATTTTTGAGCAACTAAAAAATCGGAAGTTGTTAAATATTATTCCTCGTTATGGCGCTCAGGTTGCGACCATTGATTTTCGTTATATGAAATCAGTGTTTGAAGTGGTACGGGAACTGGAAGGTTTTGCAATTCGCCTTGCTGTGGAACGGATAACTGATGAAGATATTGAAGAATTAGAAAATATTGTGGAACGGATCAATAATTATGATATTGAAAATGAATATAAAAAGATTATCATAGATGACGAGAATTTTCATCGGATCGTGATTCAAAGCAGCGACAATCCTTGTTTGATAGAAATATTATTTGATCTGCATATGCATACGGAAAGGCTATGGTTTTATTCACAACAAGAATTAACCGATCTTAATATGTTTCACGATACATTAGCTGATGTTGTCAAAGCCATCAAAGCGAGGGATGTTGTGCAGGCTGAATTTTATTCCAAAAAACACACTGATGATTTTGTAAATTTAATTAAAAAGGAATTATTATAA
- a CDS encoding trimethylamine methyltransferase family protein: MTTRSNYQAYASTQMSVFSPDQCQELVYAATEAMWRTGTDFHDQECLDILKKAGCWVDGKRVRIPAHITERALQTCQKHVVLCNSRTGARELFIEGSNAYFGSGPCTPFTRNPFTNERHRATRQSVGWATKLLDALPHMDYAMSLGIVQDVPLLISDRHEFEQQILNTEKPIITVCVDEWGQEDIIKMAEIVAGGEEELRRNPFICLYAEPISPGVHCREAAQKLLIGAKKGLPTIYTPCIMAGGTAPITMAGVMVQGLCESLSGLVLSQCTREGAPFIMGGVYTILDMGSTIFSYGAPELSLLLAGLADVAHYLNIPMFGTAGCTDACIIDEQAGMEAAISIAMTNMSGANLNHDTGYSEYGTTSNLDLVVIADEVLGMARRLTKGIKVDQETLALDVIEKVGPGGKFGNEEHTQAHMEENYVPRLVNRAARDIFDKAGSKTLTQVANEKVRDIINYHEPAPLPKDMAAKIRDIVENAVGHMPGEE, translated from the coding sequence TTGACTACGAGAAGTAATTATCAAGCTTATGCCAGCACCCAAATGAGTGTTTTCTCACCTGATCAGTGCCAAGAGTTAGTATATGCCGCTACAGAGGCTATGTGGCGTACGGGGACAGATTTTCATGATCAAGAATGTTTAGATATCCTGAAGAAAGCCGGTTGCTGGGTGGATGGCAAAAGAGTAAGAATTCCGGCTCATATTACAGAACGTGCATTACAAACCTGTCAAAAGCATGTTGTGCTTTGCAACAGCCGTACCGGTGCCCGTGAACTCTTTATTGAAGGAAGTAACGCATATTTTGGCTCCGGACCTTGCACTCCCTTTACCAGAAATCCCTTCACCAATGAAAGACATCGTGCCACTAGGCAATCTGTCGGTTGGGCGACCAAGCTTCTTGACGCTCTGCCTCATATGGATTATGCCATGTCCTTAGGGATTGTACAGGACGTGCCCCTTTTAATATCTGACCGTCATGAATTTGAACAGCAGATTCTTAACACCGAGAAACCGATTATTACGGTATGTGTTGACGAGTGGGGTCAGGAAGACATTATTAAGATGGCGGAAATTGTTGCCGGCGGCGAAGAAGAACTACGCAGGAATCCTTTTATCTGCCTCTATGCAGAGCCTATTTCCCCAGGGGTGCACTGCCGTGAAGCAGCTCAAAAACTGTTGATTGGTGCCAAAAAAGGCTTACCCACCATTTATACACCGTGTATTATGGCCGGTGGAACTGCCCCGATTACCATGGCCGGTGTGATGGTTCAAGGCTTATGTGAAAGCTTAAGCGGTCTCGTGCTCAGCCAGTGTACCCGTGAAGGTGCTCCCTTTATTATGGGCGGTGTTTACACGATTCTGGATATGGGATCGACCATTTTCTCCTATGGCGCACCGGAGCTTAGCCTGCTCCTCGCCGGCTTGGCAGACGTTGCTCATTATCTTAACATTCCGATGTTTGGTACTGCCGGGTGCACCGACGCATGTATTATTGATGAACAAGCCGGTATGGAAGCTGCCATCTCCATTGCGATGACCAATATGTCCGGTGCCAACCTAAACCATGATACAGGGTATTCCGAATACGGAACTACCTCCAATCTGGATTTGGTAGTCATTGCTGATGAGGTTCTGGGCATGGCAAGACGTTTGACCAAAGGGATCAAAGTAGATCAGGAAACATTAGCTTTGGATGTAATTGAAAAGGTTGGACCCGGCGGCAAATTTGGCAACGAAGAACATACCCAGGCACACATGGAAGAAAATTATGTGCCCCGGTTGGTTAACAGAGCTGCCCGTGATATTTTTGACAAAGCTGGGAGTAAAACACTAACCCAGGTTGCGAACGAAAAAGTAAGAGATATTATTAATTATCATGAACCGGCTCCGCTGCCCAAGGATATGGCAGCCAAGATCAGAGATATTGTAGAAAACGCTGTGGGTCATATGCCCGGAGAAGAATAA
- a CDS encoding energy-coupling factor ABC transporter ATP-binding protein: protein MSHHITEIRDVHYIYPDGHKAINGISFEIHHGESVGIIGANGAGKSTLLMLLMGILFPCQGEVRVGEVPVTKKTLPIIRQRMGMVFQNSDDQLFMSTVYDDVAFGPRNYKLDEAVVEKRVEQALEMVGILHLRDRAPFKLSGGEKRAAAIASVLSMQPDILVMDEPTTALDPKSRRRLIKLLNSFEHTKIITSHDLDMIYDLCTRTIVIKNGAIAADGPASEILVNAELLDNCGLELPLALRGCPICGGKGIKN from the coding sequence ATGAGTCATCATATTACAGAGATCAGGGATGTGCATTATATTTATCCCGACGGGCATAAGGCAATAAACGGGATCTCCTTTGAAATCCACCATGGAGAATCTGTAGGAATCATAGGAGCTAACGGTGCAGGTAAGTCTACCCTGCTTATGCTGCTTATGGGAATTCTTTTCCCATGCCAGGGTGAAGTCCGTGTGGGAGAAGTGCCGGTTACTAAAAAGACGCTGCCTATTATTCGTCAAAGGATGGGTATGGTTTTTCAGAATTCGGATGATCAGTTATTTATGTCCACCGTCTACGATGATGTAGCTTTTGGGCCGCGTAATTACAAGTTGGATGAAGCAGTTGTAGAAAAGCGGGTTGAGCAGGCTCTGGAGATGGTAGGGATTCTTCATCTAAGGGACCGGGCGCCTTTCAAGTTGTCCGGCGGCGAAAAACGTGCTGCGGCGATTGCTTCCGTGCTCTCAATGCAGCCGGATATTCTGGTGATGGATGAGCCAACCACCGCCCTTGATCCCAAATCCAGACGCAGGCTGATCAAACTGCTCAACAGCTTTGAACACACAAAAATTATAACCAGCCACGATTTAGATATGATATATGATTTGTGTACCAGAACCATAGTCATCAAAAATGGTGCAATCGCTGCAGATGGGCCTGCTTCAGAAATTCTGGTTAATGCTGAATTGCTGGATAACTGCGGGCTGGAGTTGCCTTTGGCACTCCGGGGCTGCCCGATTTGTGGTGGAAAAGGAATAAAAAATTAA
- a CDS encoding hydantoinase/oxoprolinase N-terminal domain-containing protein produces MSLVLGIDTGGTYTDGVVVELEHKQILNKAKALTTREDLAIGIRNCINNLDFEDFDKISIVSLSTTLATNAIVEGRGCEVGLLMLGHEPIEKLPVIHYSVLPGGHDIKGRSLENLDYELTRKAINDFKGKVDAVAISGYLSVRNPEHEIAVSKMVKEILDIPVVSAHQLTTSLGFHERTVTAVLNARLIPIITELIDSVHRVLAEKKIDASIMIVKGDGCLMGESLAREKPIETILSGPASSIIGGAFLTQTSEALVLDMGGTTTDIAILKNCVPRINQEGAMVGGWMTRVQAAEVYTFGLGGDSYIQVDRDRKIIVGPQRVWPLCVVAAQYPYLIEDLKIHFDESYDLMYAQPTDCYMFLKHVTEEKLTDWEEKVISLLKEGPRSLYFLAKQLEVDANLFNLQHLVNLGIIARVSVTPTDILHAKGIYHQWNSEASEAGVDILAGRARMTRKEFLDAATERIINDLCITCLQSLAGTEGQKTWFKNDEVSMYFINKALSPKKDQAYDSSFKLRMPVIGIGAPVDAWLPPMAEKLNTQLIIPPHAEVANAIGAATGKIMETIKVLINPGEGGKGYLMHAPWERRAFAELEEAVEFALKEAKERAACAAEKAGAKNYELVINHEDVYANASMIENDVYVESRIEVTAVGRPEWERQEEMKGFFVFDQIAGEKC; encoded by the coding sequence ATGTCATTAGTACTTGGTATAGATACTGGAGGCACTTACACCGACGGAGTGGTAGTTGAGCTTGAGCATAAGCAAATTCTTAATAAAGCAAAGGCCTTAACCACCAGAGAAGATCTAGCCATAGGTATTCGTAATTGCATTAACAACTTAGATTTTGAAGATTTTGATAAAATCAGTATTGTTTCTCTTTCGACAACTTTAGCTACCAATGCCATCGTAGAAGGTCGTGGTTGTGAAGTTGGGTTGCTGATGCTGGGGCATGAGCCGATTGAGAAATTACCTGTAATTCATTACTCAGTGCTGCCCGGTGGTCATGATATTAAAGGCAGATCCCTGGAGAACCTGGACTATGAATTAACGCGTAAGGCAATAAATGATTTTAAAGGCAAAGTAGATGCTGTTGCCATATCCGGTTATCTGAGTGTCAGGAATCCGGAACATGAAATTGCTGTTAGTAAAATGGTCAAGGAGATCTTGGATATTCCGGTGGTTTCTGCTCATCAGCTTACAACCTCACTGGGATTTCATGAGCGTACGGTAACCGCCGTACTTAATGCCAGATTAATACCTATCATTACTGAGTTAATTGATTCAGTGCATCGGGTATTGGCAGAGAAGAAAATTGATGCCTCGATTATGATCGTCAAGGGAGATGGCTGTTTGATGGGTGAATCTTTAGCCCGGGAAAAACCGATTGAGACCATCCTGTCCGGTCCGGCATCAAGCATCATTGGCGGTGCTTTTTTAACCCAGACTTCGGAGGCTTTAGTGCTGGATATGGGTGGAACAACCACAGATATTGCTATTCTGAAAAATTGTGTGCCCAGAATTAACCAAGAAGGAGCTATGGTTGGTGGTTGGATGACCCGAGTTCAGGCAGCTGAAGTTTATACCTTTGGATTGGGCGGAGATAGTTATATTCAGGTTGACAGGGATCGAAAAATCATTGTCGGGCCCCAGAGGGTTTGGCCGTTGTGTGTTGTTGCCGCTCAATATCCTTATCTTATTGAAGACCTAAAGATTCATTTTGATGAAAGCTACGATTTAATGTATGCACAGCCTACGGATTGTTATATGTTTTTAAAACATGTTACGGAAGAAAAGCTTACTGATTGGGAAGAGAAGGTTATCAGTCTTCTAAAGGAAGGACCTAGAAGCTTATATTTCCTGGCAAAGCAATTGGAGGTTGATGCCAATTTATTTAACCTTCAGCATCTGGTCAATTTGGGTATCATTGCCCGGGTTTCTGTTACGCCTACAGATATTCTGCATGCTAAAGGTATTTATCATCAATGGAACAGTGAAGCATCAGAAGCTGGCGTAGATATTTTAGCAGGCAGGGCCAGAATGACCAGAAAAGAATTTCTTGATGCTGCAACTGAAAGAATAATTAATGATTTGTGCATCACCTGTCTGCAAAGCCTGGCAGGTACAGAAGGACAGAAAACCTGGTTCAAAAATGACGAAGTTTCCATGTATTTCATCAATAAAGCCCTTTCCCCAAAGAAAGATCAGGCATATGATAGCTCTTTCAAACTCAGAATGCCTGTGATCGGAATTGGAGCACCGGTGGATGCCTGGTTACCCCCCATGGCGGAGAAATTAAACACGCAATTAATTATTCCTCCCCATGCCGAGGTGGCAAATGCCATCGGGGCTGCGACAGGTAAAATTATGGAAACCATTAAAGTTTTAATTAATCCGGGGGAAGGAGGTAAAGGATATTTAATGCATGCCCCGTGGGAACGGAGAGCTTTTGCGGAGCTGGAAGAGGCAGTGGAGTTTGCTTTAAAGGAGGCTAAAGAAAGAGCGGCTTGCGCAGCGGAAAAGGCCGGCGCAAAAAACTATGAATTAGTTATTAACCATGAAGATGTCTATGCTAATGCCAGCATGATTGAGAACGATGTTTATGTGGAATCCAGAATAGAAGTAACAGCCGTGGGGCGACCTGAATGGGAACGGCAAGAGGAGATGAAAGGTTTTTTTGTCTTTGATCAAATTGCCGGAGAAAAATGCTAA
- the rnk gene encoding nucleoside diphosphate kinase regulator, with protein sequence MERTIDITIKDRERLLELINEEREFGKSRNKDHLHDLELELNRANIVPSDKIPEDSITMNSKVLLKDLDSGEETVYTLVYPENVDLMEHKISVLAPIGTAILGFREGDIVDWKIPAGIIKLKVEKIMYQPEAAGNYDL encoded by the coding sequence ATGGAGAGAACAATTGATATTACGATCAAAGACCGGGAACGGTTGCTTGAACTGATCAACGAGGAAAGGGAATTTGGCAAGAGCAGAAATAAAGATCATTTACATGATTTGGAGCTGGAACTAAACCGGGCAAATATTGTGCCATCGGATAAAATACCCGAAGATTCCATCACAATGAATTCTAAGGTCCTATTGAAGGATTTAGATTCCGGAGAAGAAACAGTCTATACCCTGGTTTATCCTGAAAATGTGGATTTGATGGAGCATAAAATTTCTGTGCTTGCTCCCATCGGAACAGCAATACTTGGATTCCGGGAAGGAGATATCGTTGACTGGAAAATTCCCGCAGGTATTATTAAACTTAAGGTGGAGAAAATCATGTACCAGCCGGAGGCAGCTGGAAATTATGATTTATAG
- a CDS encoding BCCT family transporter, with product MNFLKKVDKAVFYPAAVICILFIAWMSLVPESAGQTLNNALNFVNSNFGWLYILSISAFVVVCLVIAFSKYGNIRLGKDDDRPEFSTFTWFAMLFSAAMGIGIIFWGVAEPMSFFSDPPVGEAYTKEAGQWALRQTVFHWGIHPWSVYALVGMALAYVGFRKGLPSRISSIFVPVLGEDNLNSKWAKVIDVFAVLASIAGIAVSLGLGSMQINGGLNFLYGIEVNNFVTGIIIVVLTIIFCSSSAVGIEKGMARVSNTNVALMIVLMAFFLIFGPTKYLLESIATTLGDYLQNIVWLSFYADPNGIYQDKLGYNWVGVWTIFYWAWWISWGPFVGGFVAKVSKGRTIREFILGALIVPTLVCACWMVIFGGTAIHMELYGAGGIAEAVAANVDSALFVTLGNLPIPMISGIVAVFLIGTFFITSADSATFTVAMYSSGGDMNPDARVKVFWGVIEGLITIALLVAGGLQALKAASVLTAFPFMLIILGIIYCMFKLLKQEFVSGEESQTISSKNKTARI from the coding sequence ATGAATTTTCTTAAAAAGGTAGATAAAGCCGTGTTTTACCCAGCTGCTGTGATATGTATACTTTTTATTGCATGGATGTCTTTGGTACCGGAGAGCGCAGGTCAAACACTGAATAATGCTTTAAATTTTGTAAATAGTAACTTTGGCTGGTTGTATATATTGTCAATCAGTGCGTTTGTGGTGGTGTGTTTAGTTATTGCTTTCAGTAAATATGGGAATATCAGACTCGGTAAAGACGATGATAGGCCTGAATTTTCCACTTTTACTTGGTTTGCGATGCTCTTTAGTGCTGCAATGGGTATTGGGATAATTTTCTGGGGTGTTGCCGAACCAATGTCGTTTTTTTCTGATCCTCCTGTTGGTGAAGCTTATACAAAGGAGGCCGGCCAATGGGCGCTGCGGCAAACTGTTTTTCATTGGGGAATACATCCTTGGTCTGTGTATGCGTTAGTTGGTATGGCATTAGCTTATGTCGGATTTAGAAAAGGCCTACCCAGTAGAATAAGTTCAATATTTGTACCTGTTTTGGGCGAAGATAATTTAAATAGCAAATGGGCTAAAGTCATTGATGTCTTCGCAGTACTGGCCTCTATTGCCGGTATAGCAGTGTCGTTGGGCTTAGGATCAATGCAGATTAACGGAGGCTTGAACTTTTTATATGGTATTGAAGTGAACAATTTTGTGACAGGAATAATTATTGTTGTCCTTACCATTATATTTTGCAGTTCGTCAGCAGTGGGCATAGAAAAAGGAATGGCACGGGTAAGTAACACTAACGTCGCCTTGATGATCGTTTTGATGGCCTTTTTCCTGATTTTTGGACCTACAAAGTATCTATTGGAAAGTATAGCCACTACTTTGGGTGACTATCTGCAAAATATAGTTTGGCTTAGTTTTTATGCTGACCCTAATGGTATTTATCAAGATAAACTCGGTTATAACTGGGTTGGCGTGTGGACAATATTCTATTGGGCATGGTGGATATCTTGGGGTCCTTTCGTCGGAGGATTTGTTGCCAAAGTTTCAAAGGGGCGGACTATTCGAGAATTTATCTTGGGAGCATTGATTGTACCGACTTTAGTATGTGCATGCTGGATGGTAATTTTCGGAGGAACAGCTATCCATATGGAACTATATGGAGCAGGTGGTATCGCCGAAGCTGTAGCAGCCAACGTGGACAGTGCCTTGTTTGTAACCTTAGGGAATCTCCCCATACCAATGATTAGCGGTATAGTAGCTGTTTTCTTAATTGGTACCTTCTTTATTACATCTGCTGATTCCGCTACATTTACAGTGGCGATGTATTCTTCAGGTGGTGATATGAATCCGGATGCCAGAGTAAAAGTATTCTGGGGAGTTATTGAAGGATTAATTACGATCGCATTGCTGGTAGCGGGTGGTCTGCAAGCACTGAAGGCGGCATCCGTCTTGACGGCATTCCCGTTCATGTTGATCATTTTAGGGATAATTTATTGTATGTTTAAACTATTGAAGCAGGAGTTTGTGTCGGGAGAAGAGAGCCAGACTATTTCTTCAAAGAACAAAACAGCAAGAATATAA